TTTAAACCCAAGATTGCATTACAAACTCTAACCGATAATATGGAAATACGAAAAAAGCTCCCCTAGTAACTAGTTAATAATGCTACAATTTGCACATCTACTTTCTCCTTTGCTAGAtagaaccatagttgtcaaggcatcgtaGGCaccgcctaggcatccaggcgaaCTTTTGGGGTCTAGGCGACTACCGCCTTAGTGTTATCAACCTAGGTTTGACTCGTATTTACGTCAAatttcatttaagtaaatgttatttcataaatgttttatattaattatttcatttacttaagatattgttcataaataaacaaatacctccttatttgaatccaataaaaatagttaaaaaataaaattccaaaaggataaaagtcaacccccccccccccccattcaagaacaaaaattggattttttgcgATAGATGCAATTTTGAACTTTTTAATGCTGGAGCTTTTCTCAAtctaaaaattacataaatcttattatgctAAAACATTGTGGAAAACTaaagtacggtaaaatattcatttgttttgatataaaAAACTCATTCAAACCAACTTTAACAACATTCACACacatcgaataaggtttgactggaacataactccttcaatattaatcatatttaagcaatcttgaatttgttggaaagctggttttaactccttcaatacaaAAAGtctaatgtaaaaataaaactctttgaccaatcaaacttcttagagaacaaaaatatttctctaaatcgagagcagtttaattgcttatagataagatcatattttctacgaatagtataaaccaaatgtgagagtAGGTATACCaagacaatgaccaattccaagaacagtataaaccaaatgtatgttttgattgttttaaaccTCCAATTGCTTACTCCTTCAATTCtactgtcttctagttctatgatgattttttatgacttggtgtggcttaatattaattttttgatgacttgatgtgacttaatgttgattttttatgacttcgacttggcttaatattgattttttatgacttgatgtggcttaatgttgattttttatgatttaagGTATATTTtagatgacttgatgtgacttaatattgattttttatgacttgatgtggcttaatgttgattttttatgatataaggtatacattgctagcatactaaataatgttagaaaagaggggaaataaaaaataacaattggGCGCCTTGCTCACCTAGGCAACACCTAGGTGAGCGCCTTACCATCTAAGCGTTTAGGCACTCGTTGCCTAGCCAATCGCCTTGTCGCCTAAACACTTAGGCACCCCtgcaccgccttgggtcgccttgacaactatggttgtcatggcgtctaggcgactTAAGGCGTTGGaaagggtccaaaatcaaggcaacaccaacaaggcatcTGGATGCCTAGGTCGCCtataccctaagtgtcttttgtcACCACCTTGATGATGCCCTGCTGAAGTGGGGACACATAAGGAGAACCTAGGGTAGAAATTCTCTTGCATTAAAAGACCTTCCTAAACACGTATCAATCTGTTCTGATTTCCTATGCGTCCAGAATGTCAAAAGAAGACAGATTTGAGTAATGGAAATTTTAAATGGAAGAACGAATAGAGGGCATCAAAAGCACACCTTTCAATGATATTCAAGAGCAGTGGGGAGCTTGATAGGACTGATAAATTAGCTACaaatgtttctcttttttttccttttatttatttatttattatttttatttttattggggtGGGTTGGGGGTTGGAAGGGTGAGGAGGGGGTAAATCCTGTTTCAGCTGATGAAAACAACAGCCACAACTGGCTACTCCTAGAGTACCCTAAACAAAGAGATCAGCAGCAAAAAAAATCACTGGGCCAGAAAAGATGAGATGAATGAGAGAACAGTGCAAAATGCAATTTATGACTTTGTTTCCTTACTGGTCATTAGAGTGCACAGGGGTATGTGATATGTTCAGAAATGGGTGAAGGGTGCACTTCGGTCTTCTATTGACCATTGATCATTTTACAGTTTTCAAAGGGTCAGAATTTGAATGAGAGGAGGCTCCTTGATAGGAATGATTACCAATGTACTACTGTTATGTTCGTATGGTTCAGCAGTCGTTTCCCTTGAATTGTCCCCCTTCAAACAGAGTTGTGCACTAGACTGGTTAGATCAATTTGATCCTGTATGGAGGCCTAGGCGCAAGCTTGAGAGGCCCACATGGTGCTGGTGGTAGTCCAATGAGCTGAAATTgaggggggggtttttttttggatagttaTAATATAAGTTGAgctttttattttataagtTTCATTGTAATGAACCTCACTTATAAGCATAAAAAGAGGGGATGAAGTTAGTACAAGAGATTAGCAGCTAAGCATTTGAGTTCAATAAGGCTACTTATTACCTAaaatagatttctattttgagtctatttactTTATTCTGTGTGTGAAAGTGACTAGGAGTCTTTTTATGATTCAGTTTAGGAATTTCAAAAGGTCTTTTTATGTAAGTAATACACCCCCATCAGTTAAGCatgatttgaataaagaattTTGTGTTTTCTTAAGAATTTTGGAGCTGTTGAGCTCTGTATACAGGATTGGTATTCCAGATCtgatctccctctttctagttatgttcatctttcttcttaagtgtgatctttcctctctctctcttctctcttctctaccCTGTTTTCTTCTAAGTTTCAGGTTGTTCTCTAATACAATATCTCTTCAGTTATTGATCTGATTTTCCTATAATCTAAGACCTAAGAATTTGTTTTTCCTCTCTGAGATTCTGGTCGATTACTACAGTTCTAGATCTGCTACTGTCAGTCCTAGTAGCACTAATATTCCTCTGAAACTAACTATTCCGTTATTAGAACAAGTTCAAATTATGCAGGTCTATTCCACCAACAGAATAGATCACTCAACTGAAATATTTGGTTAGCAAGATGCAGCTTTCCAAGGagattgtgaacaagttgaagatCGAGTATGAGAACCCTGACCCTTTTACCACTTGCAGGCAAACATATTTACCATCCATATAacctttttaaaataaaaggggaCTTTGTCAGACACTTGAATTAAACTAAGACAATCAAATGGAAAACATGAAGCACACGTGAAGAGCAATTAAGAGACTTACTTAATGGACAATCATCCCCTGGAAGTTTGCAATCAGGACAACAACCATCAAAAGCCATCCTGCAAATCCCACATGTTTCATCTTGGGCATCCCATGTCCAGGAAGCTACAGCATGCAACCTATATTTAGACAAATAGAAGGCAACTATAATACCATATCAACAACAGATATAGTAACACAAGATACCGTACAAAGAAAGGGAAATTATGTaattggtttttaaaaaaaaatcaactttgATGCAATATATGTAATTTAGACAATCTCACACTTCATATGTAAACACTGGGCAAGCACTCCCAGAAATTTATGATACAGATGCAAGAGATGGAGAGTACGTACTCTGTTTACAAGTCCAGCAATATTTTGACAGAACCATGTGTTAAGGAAAAGCATGAAGGATGAAACAGATGCAAATATCCAAATAAGCAAATGGACTCAAACAGAGTTGAAGCTAATGATTCTGAACAATGAAAAAAGGAGACCCAAAAGAATCAGGAATGAAATCCTTCAATAACTATTGATACATGTAATAAATAATACACTattgaaactcaaaaaactaaCAAATACAAACAAAAGGCATATAAGAAgcacaaaaaatgaaaagaaaaagaagtattGGATATGAGCATTGGAGAACCTACAACTAATTCAACTCTACTTAACTAAGCTTTCTCCATGTATCAAGAGAAGAGCAGGTGGAACCTTAGCCTTTTCCCACCAAACTGGGGAAAATTGTAGAACCAACACTAACCTCAAAGTTCTGATAAAGAATCTGTAGAGGAGCAAAATATAGGATTGGATTAGGTAGTCAAATTTGAGACTTTGTGCTACTAGAAAGTGACGATAGCTCATCTTGCTGGATCATTGACTCAAAAATTAACCTCAAGCTTTTCAGACACTTGGATTCTGAACCCAACTGTAAGACAAAATGTGGCTACCATCTCTTTATGAAACATACCATTCAGGGGATAGATGGAGGCAACTATTTCAGAAAACCAAATCGgatttatgccaggaagatcatCAATGGAGGCAATTTtcctacttaggagactcatggaaagatatagggAGGGTaggaaggatctccatatagtCTTTatagacctagaaaaagcctataACAGAGTTCCTAGAGAGTTTATCTGGCATTtcttagagaagaagagtgtCATGTAAATACCTAAACgttattaaagatatgtatgttGATGTGGTGACTAGCATTAGAACGACGGGGGGCCAAGGAAGTGAATTCCCAATCTCAATTAGGGTTACACACTTATACCAGGGTTCAGCCTTCAGCCCTTATTTGTTCGCGCCTATCATGGACAACTTAACCAgaggcatacaagatgaggtcccaAGGTGTATGATCTTTGCAAATGATATTGTattggtagatgagacaaaagcaaggattaatgccaaagtggaactatggagatcaaccttggaatcaaaaggtctaaagataagtagaactaGACCGAATATGTGGTGTGTAACTTCAGCAACTCTGAGATGGaaaatgaggtggtgaatattgatgagagggagatcccgCAAAGTGATCactttagatatctgggatcaatcGTAAATAAGGAGGGTAACATAGAAGACAACGGTACCTAGAGGATTAacatagggtggatgaagtggcgAGGCGCGTCCAGAGTTCTATGTGATTGgcgtatccctttaaagcttagAGGAATATTCTATAGGACTGTCattagaccagctatgatgtatggtgcgaaATGTTGGGCTGtaaagaagtgtcatatagataaacttggtgttgcagagatgaggatgttgagatggatgtgtgggaaaactaagaaggataaaataaggaatgaccaCAATAGAGTTGGGTTGGGTGTATCCCCGATCCATGACAAACTtagagagagtcatttgaggtggtttAGCCATGTTCAACGAAGACCTCCGAATGCCCCAGCTCGGAGGAGTGACATGATTCAAATTGAGGAAACCAAAAgggccaggggcagacctaagataaccattggagaagtggtgaagaaagacatgcttaacTTAGGTCTTGTTCTTGGTATaacttcaaatagagctgattggagagcaaagatccatgtggtcgaccccatttagttggccAATGATGTTGTGATGTTATTGTTTACACTCCTTTATTGTGACCTAGAGCAGAATGTTAGGCAATTAAGAAGCGGTATGTAGCTGAAAAGGGTCGATGCCCGAGAGTTTGTGTCAATATTGAATGTCACTTCCCTTTACTTCTATATTCTTAATGGTTTGTCTCttcttggatccatgtagccgaccccattaaattgggataggctgagttgttgttgttgttgttaccATTCAGGGGATAGCATTAATGCGTAGGGGTTTGGGTACAACAATAAgaaaatgaataagaagagAATAATAAATCCAACAAGAAGGAAGCACTCGAATCTAGATGTAAAAGAAAATCAACTGCGAATGACATATATAGCCAAGAAGGATACGTAGTATCTTAACCTTCATTCTCTCCCCTGCAAAACCCAACATCTTATGTTAGCACAGTTATATCCTGGACCTCAAACACACAAATATGATCCATTTAGAAAATTATGAAACATTTTGATCTAATTTCACAATAACAATTACTGATTTCTTTACAAAGAGCAATAATGACAGACATGAGCATTGAAACCAACAAAGGGGGTTAAACAAGATAAATATTTTAATACTCTCTGAACAAAATGATCAGAGTAGGCCATTTTCCAGTGACTGATAGCCTTTAGTGCCGTTACAGTATCAAGACTAAGAAACCAGCACACAAACAATCAAgtatagaagaaaaagaaacaataagaaagaacaaaggaagagaagagacaatTGAGAAGTCACAGCTAAAGAGAATACCTAGCTAAGACCCATAGCCAACAATATACaactgttaacaaaacaggactttcgtgaatggcttgaatgatcaatgagatcagtcaagctctctatttataataataataataataaaagagattacaaagggaaacattGTTCATGACACTGTttatgtgaacagtgtcacagcccaaattacaatcctacccttgttcaaaagtacataaataaaaaaccaaaaatacccttataatatcgggtaacacatctcagcactccccctcaagttggggcatagatatcacacatgcccaacttgactagactaggataaaacaactttccactcaaccctttgatgaagacatcagccagttgatctccagacttcacaaaaggaatacaaatctgcccactctctaacttctccttgatgaagtgtctgtcaatctccacatgtttggtacggtcatgttgcactggattgtgagcaatgctaattgctactttgttgtcacaatacaacatcattggaagaggaacagaaccacggatatcaaggagtaaactctaAAGCCACAgcaactcacatatgccctcatagttgtcacggcgtcacggcgatccaagtcgatggaggggtgtcacgtcgatatatcgacatgtcgcccgccatggcattgccatggcgagcatgtcaaccatgttttattttttattttctctatttttaatgtcatttattATGCTATAGTATatatcctataacatcaaaaatcagcatgaaagtgtactactaatatactatggtttaattcatgaaagtgtaatatccattagtgtacatgaaagtatgaaaacatagattagcctatcaaataaCTGTGTATGTGTGCTGTGTGCAaggtaaaagaagaaaaatataaaaaaacaccaTCTCGTGGATCGTGCAAGCTGCAatcgcaaggcaagaagaaggggggaaaaaaagcagagaactactggctgtaataaatccctccacccccccccccccattctgtctttcgactctctccctatctctgtgtgtgtaattgtgtatgtgtggctgtgtgcaagcaagaagaagataaaaaaaaaacaccttctctttctatgtgcaagcctgcaatgcaaggcaagaagaagaaacaaaaaccgAGAGGTCTATGATTGTGTGCAAGCACAatcgcaaggcaagaagaagaaaaaagtaaaaaaaactcGAGAGGTCTGCGATGTAAGCAAGCCCGAatgcaaggtaagaagaagaaaaaaggaaaaaaacaaaaaaaactgagaggtcTGTCACTGTGTGCAaatctgcaactgcaaggcaagaagaagaattgaCGGAGAAAGTTGCCGGAcgtgaagaagacgaagaagtgacaagaactgaagaagaagaagaagaagaataagaagaactgACGAAGAAGGATCGAGTCGCACTCgccggaggactgggaggagattggagaagaagaagaagaagaaccaaataaataaaaaataaaaaattacttacctGGAGGTTGCCGGAGGGGTTCAACCTTGCCGagagttgcagacttgcagcttcagttcttcttcttcttcttcttcttcttcttcttctcacttcttcgtcttcttgacTCCTTCAGTCTCCAGACGTGTCACGAAGTCTCTCTTCTGTCTCGACAAACTTTGCGAtttctaaaatccccaaatttcaaTTCCAATTAGGGATTTAGCGAATACTACTAAAGTGTACTGTTTAATctttaatggttttaatttttaatgttaatgtgaccaatacaaatgaaggaaaaagcatttaagcttttaaatggtttttaaaaaaaaaatttaaaacctaaGTTTTTTACACTAATATCGACCAATATGCCCATATATCGTgatatggcgtccatggcggtgccatggcgacgccatgtaCGCCATATCGGGCGATATTTATACATTAGCCATGTCGAA
The nucleotide sequence above comes from Telopea speciosissima isolate NSW1024214 ecotype Mountain lineage chromosome 3, Tspe_v1, whole genome shotgun sequence. Encoded proteins:
- the LOC122655389 gene encoding anaphase-promoting complex subunit 11 translates to MSLLSRKIASIDDLPGINPIWFSEIVASIYPLNVAFYLSKYRLHAVASWTWDAQDETCGICRMAFDGCCPDCKLPGDDCPLIWGACNHAFHLHCILKWVNSQTPQAHCPMCRREWQFKG